The window CGAGTTGTTCCGGCGACCCGTCGGCCAACAGGAGGCCGCCGCCTGCGCCTCCCTCCGGGCCAAGATCGATGATCCAGTCGGCCGATTTGATCACGTCGAGGTGGTGCTCGATGACGATCACGCTATTCTCTTGGTCCACGAGTTGCCCGAGCACGCCCAGGAGCCGGCGGACGTCCTCGAAATGCAGGCCCGTGGTTGGTTCGTCCAGGATATACAGCGTGTGACCCGTGCTGGGGCGGCCCAACTCCGTGGCCAGCTTGATCCGCTGGGCCTCGCCCCCCGACAGGGTCGTCGACGCCTGGCCCAGCCGCAGGTAGCCGACCCCCACTTGCTGGAGGCTGGCGAGCATCCGGGCAATCAGCGGAAAGCTCTCGAAGAAACCCGCCGCTTCGTCGATCGACAGGTCGAGCACGTCGGCGATGGAGCGGTCGCGGTATCTGATGGCAAGAGTTTGTTCGTTAAATCGCCGCCCCTGGCAGACGGGGCACTCGACGAACAGGTCGGGGAGGAACCGCATGTCGATTTTTCGCAGGCCCTGCCCCTGGCACTCGTCGCACCGGCCGCCGGCAACATTAAAACTGAACCGGCTGCTTTTGAACCCACGGAGGCGAGCTTCCTTGGTTTGGGCGAACACCTTGCGAATATCGTCGAACAGCCCAGTGTAAGTGGCCGGATTACTTCGCGGCGTCCGCCCAATCGGCCGCTGGTCGATTTCGACGAACTTGTCGATCTGGTTCAGCCCGCGCAGGGCGCGATGTTCGGCCGGCTTGGGGCCTTCGCCGGTCAGTTTTCGCTGGACCGCCCGGGCCAGCGTCTCGCTGACCAGAGTGCTTTTGCCGGACCCGCTGACGCCGGTCACGCAGACCAGGGCGCCGAGCGGGAAACGGACCGTGAGGTCCTTCAGGTTGTTGCCGGTCGCGCCTTCCAACTCCAGGACGCGCTTCGGCGAAACCACGCGGCGCGAGGTTGGCGTTTCAATCCGCAAGCCGCCGCTGAGAAACTGCCCGGTCGAGGAGTCGGGTTCGGCCATCACGTCCGCGACGGTTCCCTGGGCGACGAGCTCGCCGCCGTGAATGCCCGCGCCGGGGCCGATTTCGATGAGCTGCTCCGCGGCCCGCATCACGGCTTCATCGTGTTCAACAACTAGTAGCGTGTTGCCGAGGGCCTGCAAGTCCTGCAATGCTTCGATGAGCCGGTGGGTGTCGCGCGGATGCAAGCCAACGGTCGGTTCATCCAGGATGTAGCAAACGCCGACCAGGCCGGAACCGACACCGGTCGCGAGTCGAATTCGCTGCAACTCGCCGCCGGAGAGCGTGTCGGCGGCGCGATCCAACGTGAGGTAATCGAGGCCGACTTTGAGCAGGAACCGCAGCCGGCCCAGGATTTCCTGGACGAGCGGCTTGGCAATCGGCGCTCGCGCGCCTCGGAATGTCAGCCCAGCAAAGTGGGTTGCGGCCGCGCCGACGGACAGTCGCGTAGTTTCGTAGATCGCCAGTCCGGCGACCTTCACGCTGCGAGCTTCGCGCCGGAGCCGTGCACCGCCGCAATCAGGGCACGGAAGCTCCGCACGGCAGGCTTCGAGTCGCGCGACCAGTTTTTCGTTCGTTGATTTTTCCAGTTCCTCGCTCAGGATGGCCTGCAAACTCGTCCAGAGTTTTTCCATCGTCGCCGGTTTCCATTCGGCGAGCGGCGTCTCCCAGGCAGAATCCGTGGCGGCGAGTTCCGCGCGGCGGCGTTCTTGGAGCTTGCTCGCCGCTCCGCGCCACGGCGCCACCGCGCCGTGGCTGAGGGCCAACGATTTATCAGGAATCACCAAATCCGGATCGAAATCCCTTCGTGCGCCGAGGCCGTCGCACGTCGGGCAAGCGCCATAAGGGCTATTGAAGCTGAACGTGCGCGGTTCCAACTCCTCGTAGCTGATTTTGCAGTTGGGGCAGGAAAACGTGGTGCTGAACAGCGATTCGTGCCAGCCCCCGGGCGCGGATTTGTCTTCGCGAAGCAGCACGACCAGATTTTCGCCATGCTTGATCGCCAGTTGCACGGATTCGGCGATCCGCGCTTGGACCGTCGGCCGGACGATAATGCGATCGACCACGGCCTCGATCGTGTGGTCTTTCTTGGGCGCGAGCTCCGGTAGCGCGTCGAGATCGTGGATCGCGCCGTCGATCCGCGCCCTGACAAAGCCGGACTTCTTCGCGGCCGCGAAGACCTCGGCGTGCTGCCCCTTCCGGCCGCGGATGAGCGGGGCCAGGATCATCCCCTTGGTCCCCTCGGGCAAAGCCATGATCTGATCGACGATTTCCTCTGGCGCCTGCTGGCGGATCGGCGCGCCGCATTGAAAACACTCCGGCTCGCCCGCCCGGGCGTAGAGGAGACGCAGGTAATCGTAAATCTCCGTCACCGTGGCAACGGTGCTGCGCGGATTCGCGCTGCCAGCCCGTTGGTCGATGGAAATCGTTGGCGGCAGGCCTTCGATCAGATCGACGTCGGGCCGTTCCAACTGATGAATGAACTGCCGGGCATAGCTCGACAGACTCTCGATGTACTGCCGTTGCCCCTCGGCAAAGAGCGTATCGAACGCCAAGGAACTTTTGCCCGAACCGCTCGGCCCGGTGAGGACGATGAACTTGTCGCGCGGGATATCGAGATCGATGTTTTTAAGATTGTGGACGCGCGCGCCGCGGATGGTGATGACATCGGTGGCGGTGGGGGCGGCGGTCGACATGCAGCTTAGAGCGACTTTCTCATCCTTGGACGTATACCATGACTTCATTCGCGCCAGCAGATGGCCAATAGTGTGGGTTGGCCAGTACGAGAGTGCCGCCGTTCCCGTATTCGAACGCGAAAACCTCTGCTTCAATCAAATAAAGGCTTTCGATGCACTGTTTTGCACGCTGTTCAAGTTTTGCGCAACTCTGTTCGACGTTCGAGTTCATGTGGTGAAAGTCATTTCGGTCCTCGCATGGCTTTCCTCTAATTTTACGAAATGCCGAAAACGCCGCGGGCGTGATTGCTGGAGGGCCTGGTGCATGCTGCAGCAAGTTGATCTGCGCCCGATGGTCATTTGCGAATACCTTGACGTTGTTTTTTTCCGCAAGGAATCGAGCAATGCCCTCGGCAACGGCTTGTGTCAGCAAAATGCATGCATAGTCATGACCTTCGACGAATAGTCTCTGGCACTCTGCCGAAGCCTGCGCAAAAAATGCGTCGGGAATGAAAGGCTGCGTTTGCAGATTTGCCTGTCTTGCAACCATCGCAGGCAGTCTAAACTCAAATTGTCGACGCAAATCGTGTTCTACTGCCTCTAGATCAATGTCCATCTCTGCGTCTCCGCGCCTCTGCGGTGAAAATCGGATTGGTCCTGCACCGTTAACCCACCGCGATGGCTTCCGCCGTTTGCCAGCGGTTCCCGTCCCGTTCTACGCGGTGGTAGAGCGTGTCGCGTTCAACCGGTTCGCGGCCGGCTTCGGTGATTAGGCGGCGGATGTGGTCGACCGTGAGGATCTCGGGGGTTTCCGCGCCGGCATCGTGATAGATAAGTTCGTGACGGACCGTGCCGTCGAGATCGTCGGCGCCGTAGGAGAGGGCCGCCTGGGCGGTGCCGACGCCGAGCATGATCCAGTAGGCCTTCATGTGGTCGAAGTTATCGAGCATCAACCGCGCCACGGCCATGGTGCGGAGATCGGTCAACGCCGACGGCTTCTGGATGTGGCTCAGCCCGGTGTTGTCCGGATGGAAGGCCAGCGGGATGAAGGTTTGGAAGCCGCCGGTTTCGTCCTGCAATTCGCGGAGGCAGATCAAGTGGTCGACGCGATGGTACGGCTTTTCGATGTGGCCGTAGAGCATCGTGGCGTTGGTGCGGAGGCCCATTTCGTGGGCGGTGCGGTGGATATCGACCCAGTTGCGCGAGTCGGCCTTGTGCTCACAGATCTGGTCGCGGACCTCGGGATGGAAAATCTCCGCCCCGCCGCCGGGCATGCTGCCGAGTCCGGCGTCGATCAGATCGGTGAGGATGTCGCGGACGCTTTTCTTGGTGAGATGCTGAAACCAGTTGATCTCGACCGCCGTCCAGCCTTTCAGGTGCAGCGACGGGTAAGCGTCGTGCAGCAGGCGGATGACGTTCACGTACCAGTCGTACTTCATCTGGTGATGCAAGCCGCCCACGATGTGCATCTCAGTGCAACCGTTGTCGACCGCCTCCTGCCCGCGAGCGAGGATCTGCTCGTCGGACATGAGATAGCCCTTGGGGTCGCGCAGATCGGACCGGAAGGCGCAAAACACGCACCGATACACGCAGACGTTCGTGGGATTCAGATGCGAATTGATGTTGTAATACGCGTGATTCCCATTCTTCCGTTCGCGCACGACATTGGCGAGGGCGCCGAGGTCATTGAGATGAACCTCGGGGCTGTAGAGGTGGAGTCCGTCGTCGAACGTGAGCCGTTCGTTGGCGAGGACTTTATCGCGGATGGAGTGGAAGTAAATTGAATTGCCAGTCATTTGCGTCTCGGGCGTCTCGGGTCCGTCAATCTTAAATGTGCTTGGAGTCCTTGCAGTTCCTCTAAATTCGCTTTGTTCATACGTTGAGGTTGTCCTTGCGCGATAACAAATACTTTAGGAAGTCTCACCTGCGTGGCATACAATACGCGAAAGTCCTCATCGTTGAGCGAATCCACATCGAACGACACTTCCTCCAGAGCTGCGAATTCGGCAAGCGTTTCACCGCAGTCTGCCGCCGCGTGTTGAATAGACACCGACGTTACGGACTCAAAAACCCGCAATGAACCCAGGTCGTCCATTCGTCGCTTAGTGCCGAACCATCGTGTATACGCAACATAGGCTCCCCGCGATTCGAGCTCTCGAAGTGCCCGTACTTCTCGCTGCCACCGCTGACCTTCGGTTCCCAAGAATAAACAAATGACGGAAATCGATAGGAGCAGCGCCCGCAGCCCAAACCGCGGTCGCCAGCGCCACAACATCTTACCGAAATGCGGCCGCATCGTTAACCCGCCAGGATTTGTTGGAGGCAGTCCGGTTCTTTGGGCAGCGGCGTGGCGAATAGCCAGCGCGTGTCGAGCCAAAACCCGGGTAGGACGGTCGAGCGAAAACGGGCGCCATCTTCGAGGGTCGCCGTCTTGTAGCGGCCGTCGCGGAGGACGAGGAACTCGGCCGAATTGTCGATCGGGTCGATAATCCAATACTCGGGCACACCGGCGGCCTCATACATGTCGCGCTTCAACTCGTAGTCGCGGTTGACGCTGTCGTGCGAAACGATTTCGACAGCGATATCGGGGGCGCCTTTGACACGACCACTCGCCACGAGGTGCATGCGCTCGCCACGCACGTAGGCGACATCCGGTTCTGGCGCGTGGGAATCGTCCAGCTCGAAGGCAACGCGGCTGAT of the Planctomycetia bacterium genome contains:
- the uvrA gene encoding excinuclease ABC subunit UvrA; this translates as MSTAAPTATDVITIRGARVHNLKNIDLDIPRDKFIVLTGPSGSGKSSLAFDTLFAEGQRQYIESLSSYARQFIHQLERPDVDLIEGLPPTISIDQRAGSANPRSTVATVTEIYDYLRLLYARAGEPECFQCGAPIRQQAPEEIVDQIMALPEGTKGMILAPLIRGRKGQHAEVFAAAKKSGFVRARIDGAIHDLDALPELAPKKDHTIEAVVDRIIVRPTVQARIAESVQLAIKHGENLVVLLREDKSAPGGWHESLFSTTFSCPNCKISYEELEPRTFSFNSPYGACPTCDGLGARRDFDPDLVIPDKSLALSHGAVAPWRGAASKLQERRRAELAATDSAWETPLAEWKPATMEKLWTSLQAILSEELEKSTNEKLVARLEACRAELPCPDCGGARLRREARSVKVAGLAIYETTRLSVGAAATHFAGLTFRGARAPIAKPLVQEILGRLRFLLKVGLDYLTLDRAADTLSGGELQRIRLATGVGSGLVGVCYILDEPTVGLHPRDTHRLIEALQDLQALGNTLLVVEHDEAVMRAAEQLIEIGPGAGIHGGELVAQGTVADVMAEPDSSTGQFLSGGLRIETPTSRRVVSPKRVLELEGATGNNLKDLTVRFPLGALVCVTGVSGSGKSTLVSETLARAVQRKLTGEGPKPAEHRALRGLNQIDKFVEIDQRPIGRTPRSNPATYTGLFDDIRKVFAQTKEARLRGFKSSRFSFNVAGGRCDECQGQGLRKIDMRFLPDLFVECPVCQGRRFNEQTLAIRYRDRSIADVLDLSIDEAAGFFESFPLIARMLASLQQVGVGYLRLGQASTTLSGGEAQRIKLATELGRPSTGHTLYILDEPTTGLHFEDVRRLLGVLGQLVDQENSVIVIEHHLDVIKSADWIIDLGPEGGAGGGLLLADGSPEQLAALSGNETGRFLGAAMPL
- a CDS encoding Uma2 family endonuclease is translated as MIRPAHKTTGPHSVEDFFALVKDGEKADLINGVIYMASPDSPRANDIGFFVGSLLRYFVAERSLGGRCYISRVAFELDDSHAPEPDVAYVRGERMHLVASGRVKGAPDIAVEIVSHDSVNRDYELKRDMYEAAGVPEYWIIDPIDNSAEFLVLRDGRYKTATLEDGARFRSTVLPGFWLDTRWLFATPLPKEPDCLQQILAG
- the mqnE gene encoding aminofutalosine synthase MqnE; the encoded protein is MTGNSIYFHSIRDKVLANERLTFDDGLHLYSPEVHLNDLGALANVVRERKNGNHAYYNINSHLNPTNVCVYRCVFCAFRSDLRDPKGYLMSDEQILARGQEAVDNGCTEMHIVGGLHHQMKYDWYVNVIRLLHDAYPSLHLKGWTAVEINWFQHLTKKSVRDILTDLIDAGLGSMPGGGAEIFHPEVRDQICEHKADSRNWVDIHRTAHEMGLRTNATMLYGHIEKPYHRVDHLICLRELQDETGGFQTFIPLAFHPDNTGLSHIQKPSALTDLRTMAVARLMLDNFDHMKAYWIMLGVGTAQAALSYGADDLDGTVRHELIYHDAGAETPEILTVDHIRRLITEAGREPVERDTLYHRVERDGNRWQTAEAIAVG